The window ATTGTTTTGGATCCCAAATATTTATTTATTTTCAAATTTCTTTTCTAACTTTGGATTTTCAAACTATGCTATGGATAATGATTCTTGATTCGTGAGGTCTTGCTTTAAGTTGAATGGAAAGGTTGAATAGAAATAAGGTTAAATGTACCAAAACTCCTCCCACCCCTCACACACAGAGATGCTAGCTTGGAAAATGTTTAACAATCTATATGTTGTGCCTTTCAGCCTTCAAAATTTGCTTCTTATGAACACAATCCAGGAGCCAACTTTTGAAAGGATTATTGTTGTTTACAGGTACATTATTTAATAAAAGATTAATATTGTTTTGTATAACATTAGCCTGCACACACTTGCTTATGAATTTTCTTCCAAGAGCAATATCTTACATTGGAGAAAGCTCAATGCATGCATATGATACTTTCACAAGTTATAAGTAGTGGACTCTATTTGTATGCATGAGTGAAAGGGTTTGATTGCCCTGTTTGATATTGTTATTCTAGCTAGTAAACTATTTGTTGAACAATAATTTATTGACAAGAAGAACATCTAATCTTTAGGCAAGCAACTACCGATGAGGATCTTCCAGAACGGGGAATACATATAAAGCATTTCAAAAATATCCCAATGGCTGATTTGGAGATAGTTCTTGTGAGTCTCCGATTCTCTGCTGGAATTTATATAATTTTCTCGTGAAGCATGCATGTACATTTGATGACCCGAACCTTTTGCCTTTACAGCCTGAAAAGAAGAACCCAGGTTTAACACCAATGGACTGGCTTTCATTCATAGGCTCTGCTGTAGTTGGTCTGGTCAGTTTTCTGTAAGCAACGATTTTTGTCTCCGTGCATTCTGCTTTGTTTAGTTTGGTATCTATATCGTGATCAGCTTTAATTGTTCTAATCCCCTGTCCACAGGTTGCTATAGTTACTTCGATTGAAACCACTAAACTCGATCTTTGGGTTGCTTTTGCAATTCTTTCCACTGTGATTGGTTACATTGCTACGACATATTTCAGGTTACTCGATCTTCTCCTTATAGTTCATGTCCTCTCTCATTAGTTGCGTTTTTTTGTCAAATATTCTTCCACAATTAGAGACTAGAAGAGCCTATCTCATTCAAATCAATGGTTTCAGTGTAGTGGATACTTATGTATATTGTTCTCTTTCTGTGTATCAGATTCATTATATATGTACTTGTAATCACTAACGCTGGTGAATATAATTATTTGTCTGTACGTAGTTTTCAGCAGAACTTAGCTGCGTATCAGAGTTTGATAACAGAGTCCATGTACGAAAAACAACTAGATAGTGGAAGGGGAACTCTTCTTAACTTATGTGATGACGTGATTCAACAGGAAGTAAGCTGCTGAGTTTGACTGTCAGATTTTATGAATTTGATAGGTCTAGTTCCCTTATAAATATGTAAGTACACTCATTTTCACTGCATTTCTTGAATGTGCAGGTCAAGGAAGTAATAATTTGCTTCTATGTGCTAAACGAAATGGGGAAATCTACATTACCAGTATGTTTCTGTTATATCTAGCTCTTTTCTATTTCCATTTATCAGTTTCCTTACAATCAGTTTATAAATGCAAGACATTTATACATGTGCATTATTATTTATTTGGGCCATCTGTAGGATCTGGACTACAAGTGTGAGTGGCTGATAAAAGAATGGTATAAGGACGAAATCAATTTTGATGTGGACGATGCAGTTAAGAAGCTAGAGAAATTGGAAATTGTTACTAAGGTAAGGCTCCCCTACATGGCTGCATGTTGAGTGGTTAATGTGAACATATATAACAGTGGATTATATACCGATCAGTTCTTTCTGACCGTACCAAACAATAATCTGCAGAAATAAGGGATAGTGGTTGTAGCTAGGATGGTTCAGAATAGTAAACTGTGTGTACGTAAACGTGATTGTGAATTTGTGATACTTATATCAATGAATACGTACAGGATAGCGAGGGACTGTATAGCACTGTTGGGCTGGAACGTGCCAACAAGATCATTGGCACCACCACTGAGGAGGTTGTCCTGAGCGCCAAGTATAAAGAAATGAGAGCTGAAAGTGAAGCTCATGGTGATCATGCTATTGGTAAAGCTAGTGTTGCTGAGCCTGAAGACGCTATGACGTCCAACGAAGAAAGAGAACGTCTACTCGCTGGGTTTGCCGAGGATTAGGCCGCTCACACTGGTGTTTAAATAGTGTCATGCAAACGGGATGCTCTTTACATCATGTTTGGTAATCTTTGGAAAATTGGTTTTACAGCTTGCAGAATTAATCAAGAATGTGTTGTACTACTGATAACTGGAAACAAGATCTGCCGACGTACATTTTTTTGTTCTTCTAATTTTCTGGCCAGATTGCAAATGTTATTGCCGTTGGAACGACAAGTCATGTGTCAGCACTGTGATTGCCCCAAATAAAAATGGAATACTGTACATAAAATTCAGTAGGCAAGAAATTGTGTATATATGCTGCTGTTTTTTCTGACTGAGAAATTTGGACATTTGTTGACATGTGTAAATGTAATGGAGCCACAGCGTAGATACATTATACATTTTGAGCATGAAAGTGACACGATGTAATAGATAGAGCGCAATTAACAACTAACTAATGACACAACTGGATCATGATAATACAACGTACGTACGTACGCTTGAAAACAAGCAAGAAGCAGTTACAGGCTAGCTAATAATCAGAAAATAATGAAAAGGATGAAAGCGCCTAGAGCGGAGCGCCATTCCAGGCAACTGTTACAGATGGAATACGGAGTCAGACAGAGGAGCGAGAGAAAAGAGGATCAGGTGGCAGTTACAACTTAATAGTTTCTCTTGCCTGCTTAAACGACTAGCTAGCCTCTGATTTAAGCAGGCAAGTAAATAGCAGCTTTTCAACTCGAGCAACAGATCGATAGAGATATGGTACAAAAGAAAGAGATTATTCGATTAGAGCGTGAATCCGTCATTGGAGTTATCAAGCCCAGACTCATCATGACCTTGGCCAATCTCATCGGTTAGCTACTCTCTTCCGATCCTCTTAATATTCCATCAACAAGAAAGCGCTAGGGCATTTTCTGCAAATTTTCTTTCTCTGCTACATATATATATATATATATATATATATATATATATACAACAGAAAGTACTTCTCAGCTGATCTGTCAATCATTTACTATTTCCAGAGCAAAGTTCTGACCGGACAGAGTTTTTGAAGCTTTGCAAGAGGGTTGAGTACACAATTAGGGCTTGGTATCTTCTACAATTTGAGGATTTGATGGTACATATGCCCATGCTTTTTAATTAGCTAGGATCCTGCAGTTTTTGTATTAATATATCATTGAATCATTGAGCAACAATCAAATGCATATATGCAGCAACTCTACTCCCTATTTGATCCTGTTCATGGAGCCCGGATGTTGGAACAACAGAAACTTGATGATAAAGAAATTGATGTGCTTGAACAAAATTTCCTCACCTACTTGTTTCAGGTTCTGTGACCACTTTGTACCAACTACTTGGATTCAGTACGTAATTAACCTAGAAATGTGAATGGCAAATTGGCAAGAGTCATCAGATTATTAATCTTATTATTCATGAGTTAACTTTTGATTAGCCTTCTGATCAATCGATAAGGATTCTATTATTACTTTACTCCAAGTCGATCTCCAACGAATACTTACTGTCACAAACCTGAAATGACTCCTTTTACCACAGGCTACAAATAAATTAATTTTTCAATCCTCAGATAGTATGGATTTGTTTAAAGTTAATAGTTATCGTACAGGTGATGGAAAAGAGTAATTTTAAGATTGCAGATAATGAAGAAATCGAGGTTGCAACTTCAGGGCAGTATCTTCTAAATCTTCCCATCGTGGTTGATGAGTCTAAGGTTTGTACTTGGTCTAACTGAATATATCTCTAGAGTTTTGCAATTTTACATTGTAAACCTATTTTCAGTTTATTATGCAATTTTACGTGTATCTAGATTTGATAATGCTACTGTACATTTCTACTTGCTTTTCGATTCAAATTTGCCGATACTCTGATATATTATGCTGAATGTAGCTTGACAACAAACTTTTGAAGAAGTATTTTGAAGATCATCCTACCGAAAACATTCCAGATTTTTCTGATAAGGTACTTTAAATATGCTACCGAAAAAGAGACCGCGAACATTTAGAAGTTGGAAGCCTTCTAAAACTTCAGGTTGCCAACTATGTTCACATATTTAGCTAATCAGTGTCTCTCTCTCTCTCTCTCTCTCTCTCTCTCTCATTTCAGTATGTCATCTTCCGACGCGGCATTGGACTTGACAAGACAACCAATTGGTTTTTCATGGAGAAGATGGACATCATTATTTCACGTTTCTGGAAATATCTTTTACGAATAACTAAGTGAGTAAGCAGATTTCATATGTTCTCCTGTTGTATGTTATACAAGAATTCAAATAGTAATAGCAATTATGATAATTATTTGTTATATGTTTTAATTCTGTGGAAATAGCTGTCTAAATTAATCGGTTCATGATATTTTCTCGCAGGATAGAAAAAATTTTCATGAAACCAACCTTTAGGAAGAGGGACTCAGAATCTGATACAGATGAGGATGATTTCTTTGTTGAACGAATCCGTCTTGAAAACATGGAACTAACGTACGTGTTTTACATTGATTTAGTTGTCTAGTTTACTGCCTAGCTAGCTGCATGCTTGCCATTGCAGTTGGATCGATGCTTGCCAATTAATGAAATTCTCTATCTAGATATTACTCGAGTTTTTGCATATATGTGTCGATATATATGTCAAGAATAGTTATATTTCTTTATTGAAATTTCTCTTCTAACTCTGGCTCTTCAAACTATATATACTGTGGAGAATGATTCTTGATTTGTGATCGAGTGTCTTGCTCTATGTTGAATCACTTGAATGGAAAAGTTAAATAGAAATACGGTCCAATATATATACTGAAGTCTGAACATACATGGATGCATGGTAGCTAGCTATTGAACCATGACTTTTGATTTGAGCTGATCAATTTGGGTGTTATATATTCTTATGGTGATTATTGCCACTAAATGACGATTATATATCTGGTGCATGCCTTTCAGCCCTCAAACTTTGCTTCGTATGAACACAATCCAGGAGCCAACTTTTGATAGGATTATTGTGGTTTACAGGTACCTGGTTTGTTTAATAAAAAACTAATTAATATGGTTTTGCATAATGTTAGCCTTTCCGAAACCTTTTGGCTTTTGCTTATGATTTTTCTTTCAATATCGGAATACGTACAACGAATAATGCACTGGAGAAAGCTGAAAAATAATTTATTGATAAGAAGACCATACATTGACTCTTTAGGCAAGCGACTACCGTCGAGGATCGTCCAGAACGGGGAATACATATCAAACATTTCAAAAGTATACCCATGGCTGATTTGGAGATAGTTCTTGTGAGTCTCCGATATTCTCTTGTGGGGAATTTATATAATTTTCCCTTGAAGCATGTATGCATATATATACAACTGATATGACCCAAATCTTTTGCCGCGCGTTACAGCCTGAAAAGAAGAACCCAGGTTTAAAACCAATGGACTGGCTCTCCTTCATTGCTTCTGCTGTAGTTGGTCTGGTCAGTTTATAGAAAGCATTCTATTTAATTGGTTTAGTTTTGTATACTACTGTCTGTGAAAATGCATGCGCATGCAGCCATGTACTAATCCCCTCTCAGCGTACAGGTTGCTGTTGTTACTTCGATTGAAACTTCTAAAGTCGATCTTTGGGTTATTTTTGCAATTATTTCCACTGTGATTGGTTACTGTGCTAAGACATATTTCAGGTTACTCGATCTTCTTCTTATAGTTCATGTTTTCTCACATTAATTAATCGCTTCCGGGGGATATTGTTTCCTCGCTCATTCTATAGAGGTTCCTCAAGTTAACTTCCTTATTCAAATTAATGTTCTGGCCGGGAGTAATGGATACTGTTGTCATCAATCAAATCATATGCCTCTGATTAAATGATTGATCGATGGTAGATGATGAGTTGATGACCAGATTAGGCACAGTATCTGGTATGAAATATCACGTCCCTGGATGAGACAGTAACTGGCACTAGCATATATTTAGATAAATAATTTGAGTGTCCACCGCTGGCGCCTCCATATGATCCATTTTCATATATAGTTACTTACGGTTTTAGTTACTAACCTGTGAACATGATTTGTCTGTAGTTTTCAGCAGAACTTAGCTCAATATCAGAACTTGATAACACAGTCCATGTACGAAAAACAACTAGATAGCGGAAGAGGAACCCTTCTTCACTTGTGTGATGACGTGATTCAACGGGAAGTAAGCTGCAAACTTAATTGACTGTGTGAAATTTTACGAGTTGAGGTCCAGTTATGTACGTACTCATTTTCACTGCACTTCTTGAATGTGCAGGTCAAGGAAGTAATAGTTTGTTTCTATATGTTAATGGAACAAGGGAAAGCTACTTTAACAGTATGCATCTGTTATATCCAGCTCTTCTCTATTTCCATTTATCAGTGTCCTAGCAATCAGTTATTGCAAGAGATTTATGTGCGCGCAATTATATATTCGGGCCACCGATTATTTTACTATAGGATCTGGACAGGTGGTGTGAGGACCTCATTAAAGAACAGTTCAACGACGATATCAATTTTGATGTGGACGATGCAGTTAAGAAGTTGGAGAAATTGGGAATTGTTACTCGGGTAAGGCTCCCCTACATGTTTAGTAGTTAATGTGAACAATCGAGTTGATATACATTCTGCAGCTTAGATTGACTAGCTTTGGTTTATTGTTCTTTCTGACTAAACAATGATCTGTAGAAATAAGGAATACTTGCAGGATGTACGAATGAATATACATACTGTCATAGATCAAGCCTCAAATTAACTCTGTAAACGTGATTATGATATATGAATGAATATAGGATGCCCTTGGACGGTATAGCATTGTGGGGCTGAAACGTGCTAACGAGGTTATTGGCATCACCACTGAGGAGGTTGTTCTCAAGGCAAAACAAGATGCTGCTTATGCTCCTGCTTCTCCTGCAGGCCAGGGCGCTGACTATAGATAAGGCTAGGGATCATGCAGCCTGTCTAAACTTGGTACTCCCAAATACTGGACACTTGAGATGCTCTTTACAAGGAGGCAACATCTTCTTCATCATCATCATCGTCGTCTTTGATGGAAGATTTTTCTTGGGAATCTTCATTTCTTCCACCGGAAGTTGTTTGCTAATTATAAAGTTTCTTTTTCTTGTCTTGCATTTCTTCTGGGAAAAGGCTAGGCCATTCGTCTTTGATGGAAGAATATAATCAATTGTAACGTTAAAGCTTCCTTGTTCACATACAGATTTTGATTCCTTGTGAGTTGGCAAAATCTATATTCTGGAGGTCACAAATAAGTTACAGGATTCGATAAAGAATTAAAGATTACATTCAACATGTGTAACTACAATAATCTGGAATTCAGGTGTTACTTGCACACTGTCACATATTAGATCATATAATGCAGCATGGTTTCCATTGCATAGCGCAGCACATCTCAGCTCCTTGGAACTGGATTAGGAAAAAGAAGAGGGCTAACTAGTGTAGTGTGTTGTATAGATGTGTTGGAGAAGCAGCGACCTGGCCCTGTTAACGGTGTTGAAGCAGAGACATATTTGTTGATCAAGTTCATTGAGAAGTTGAAGGAAATTGGAGTGGCCCTTGCGCAGCTGTTTAAGCACCTCCTGGATGGGATGCTTGTCTTCAGCACCCCTCTCCAATCCCAGCCGAATGAAATGCTTGTCACTCTCCACCGCCGTACGTAGGCGCTGCGCCAGCCTGTCAATGTTACCCAGATAACCGTTGAGCACACAAGTCCCCTTGGCCGCAGCATCCAGTTGTTTCATATGGTCCTTGCTTCTGGTGCACACACAACAAGGCCCGCCCACAACAAACGCAGCCGTCAGAGCGTGGCCTGTGATGGCCGCCGCAGCAGCACCTACCACTCCCACCGCAGTTGCAATCAGACATATGACTGTGGCCCGGCGAATGCGGCGAGCTTTGCGGAGGCGGCGATCGAGCTTGTTCTTGAGGTCGGAGAAGAGGCGGCGGGTGTCGTCCAAGTTGTGGTGGGAGTCGGGGGAAGGGAAAGGGTTGTCGTGGCGGTCGAATTGGGTGAAGACGTTAAAAGCGTGGGTGCACTGAGAGTGGTTGAGGCTGAGGTCCTCGAAAACGTCGAGGAGTTCGTGGAGAGGGGCGTAGAGGTCACGCGCCCGGTAGACGCTGCGGTGGAGGAGCAGACAGAGGTGGGTGGCGTCCTCGGTGTGGCGGAAGTAGTCGGAGACGAGACGAGTGAGGGAGTTGGGTTGGGCGTGGCGGAGGGCCTCTTCCACGCACTCTCGATTGGGTTGAAGCACTTGCTCCAGCACCAGCTCCTCATCTCCATCTCGTTGGTGAATCTTTGACCAAATCTCAGTGTAGGAACGGGTTTGGACGGCGAGGCGGTACTCGTGGCTCACCGTGGCCGAGGGGCTGCCCTCCGATGATGTTCCTGGAAAATGACATCATACAGTAAGTAAGCAAATACAGTAAGCAAGCAAAGCAAGTTGATTCGCTACCTTGGGACTGCGAAGCCATTGCTGCAGCAGCTGAACCAGCAAGCTACTCTTAAATGGAAATGGGTTCCTGCTCTCTACTTGCTCCTATTGGTTTTGTCCAAGTTAACACCGATGATGCGGCATTGCGAAGTGGCCCAAAAAATCAACAACTATAGCCAGTTCCAGATTGTAACTCAAACCATTAATCATCCTTGAATTTAATATCAATACTAGTTTTACAACAAGATACATCCTTGAAATAATGCAGCTCTTCTTTATACACTTATCAAACAGCTGAATCACTTCTTCCCTCGTGTTACAGAAATATAAAAGAATTCACATATAAGTTATTTTCCTTTTCTTTCTTCTTTT of the Fragaria vesca subsp. vesca linkage group LG6, FraVesHawaii_1.0, whole genome shotgun sequence genome contains:
- the LOC101311603 gene encoding uncharacterized protein LOC101311603, yielding MDYCKILYAGKLIDLAWSGKENMSIRVRRSERKEDVAKDIIRLEKEKVIRVAKKDLISHITTVLETDPDSSSKLDEFLKLCKRVEYTIRAWHNLEFQDMMNIYTLFDPLHGSKKLKKDGHTLTSEEIGDLEQRFLTHMFQVMDKSHFKIADNEEIEVANSGQYLLHLPIVVDESKLDNKLLKKYFEDHPTENIPDFSDKYVIFRRGIGLDKKTDWFFMEKVDIIISRIWKYFLQITTLDKVFNKNTPAAPKKRDSESETDEDDFFVERIRLDSMDLSLQNLLLMNTIQEPTFERIIVVYRQATTDEDLPERGIHIKHFKNIPMADLEIVLPEKKNPGLTPMDWLSFIGSAVVGLVAIVTSIETTKLDLWVAFAILSTVIGYIATTYFSFQQNLAAYQSLITESMYEKQLDSGRGTLLNLCDDVIQQEVKEVIICFYVLNEMGKSTLPDLDYKCEWLIKEWYKDEINFDVDDAVKKLEKLEIVTKDSEGLYSTVGLERANKIIGTTTEEVVLSAKYKEMRAESEAHGDHAIGKASVAEPEDAMTSNEERERLLAGFAED
- the LOC101311896 gene encoding uncharacterized protein LOC101311896; translated protein: MVQKKEIIRLERESVIGVIKPRLIMTLANLIEQSSDRTEFLKLCKRVEYTIRAWYLLQFEDLMQLYSLFDPVHGARMLEQQKLDDKEIDVLEQNFLTYLFQVMEKSNFKIADNEEIEVATSGQYLLNLPIVVDESKLDNKLLKKYFEDHPTENIPDFSDKYVIFRRGIGLDKTTNWFFMEKMDIIISRFWKYLLRITKIEKIFMKPTFRKRDSESDTDEDDFFVERIRLENMELTPQTLLRMNTIQEPTFDRIIVVYRQATTVEDRPERGIHIKHFKSIPMADLEIVLPEKKNPGLKPMDWLSFIASAVVGLVAVVTSIETSKVDLWVIFAIISTVIGYCAKTYFSFQQNLAQYQNLITQSMYEKQLDSGRGTLLHLCDDVIQREVKEVIVCFYMLMEQGKATLTDLDRWCEDLIKEQFNDDINFDVDDAVKKLEKLGIVTRDALGRYSIVGLKRANEVIGITTEEVVLKAKQDAAYAPASPAGQGADYR
- the LOC101305577 gene encoding UPF0496 protein At3g19330-like, with product MASQSQGTSSEGSPSATVSHEYRLAVQTRSYTEIWSKIHQRDGDEELVLEQVLQPNRECVEEALRHAQPNSLTRLVSDYFRHTEDATHLCLLLHRSVYRARDLYAPLHELLDVFEDLSLNHSQCTHAFNVFTQFDRHDNPFPSPDSHHNLDDTRRLFSDLKNKLDRRLRKARRIRRATVICLIATAVGVVGAAAAAITGHALTAAFVVGGPCCVCTRSKDHMKQLDAAAKGTCVLNGYLGNIDRLAQRLRTAVESDKHFIRLGLERGAEDKHPIQEVLKQLRKGHSNFLQLLNELDQQICLCFNTVNRARSLLLQHIYTTHYTS